From one Rhizobium lentis genomic stretch:
- a CDS encoding YeaH/YhbH family protein: MHIVDRRLNPRGKSLENRQRFLRRMKGAVQQAVKRSLQNRNIRDVLDGGEISLPIDGMAEPSFRRGEGGIADHILPGNRAFVEGDIIPRPPGGKGGKPKDAGEGDGEDGFRFVLTREEFLDVFLDDLELPDLAKRRLAETEEETPFRAGYSVSGSPSNIAVGRTTKLAMMRRVALGRPRREEIEALARQIEECEDEESRLALEAKLKSLTEKSRRIPYIDPLDVRYRRFENEPKPVAKAVMFCLMDVSGSMSEHMKDLAKRFYLLLYLFLSKRYKKVEIVFIRHTDRAEEVDEETFFYGPATGGTLVSSALAAMRAIIAARFDPAEWNIYGAQASDGDNAHSDGNLTGQLLREILPLCQYFAYIEVGEEGGDSSVSRSPLWMLYDGIRSELPPLSMRKVCRRSEIFPVFHDLFQKRDAQSRVTP; the protein is encoded by the coding sequence ATGCACATTGTCGACCGGCGGCTAAATCCGCGCGGTAAAAGTCTGGAAAATCGTCAGCGGTTCCTTCGACGCATGAAGGGAGCCGTGCAGCAGGCGGTGAAACGTTCTCTGCAAAATCGAAACATTCGGGACGTGCTCGACGGCGGGGAGATCAGCCTGCCGATCGATGGGATGGCAGAACCAAGCTTTCGAAGGGGTGAAGGCGGCATCGCCGACCACATCCTGCCAGGAAACCGGGCTTTCGTCGAAGGGGACATTATTCCGCGGCCACCGGGCGGGAAGGGTGGAAAACCAAAAGATGCAGGCGAAGGCGACGGTGAGGATGGCTTCCGCTTCGTGCTGACGCGGGAGGAATTCCTCGATGTGTTCCTTGATGATCTCGAACTGCCAGATCTTGCCAAGCGGCGTCTAGCCGAAACCGAGGAGGAAACTCCATTCCGGGCCGGCTATTCCGTATCGGGCTCGCCCTCCAACATTGCGGTCGGTCGCACGACGAAGCTCGCGATGATGCGCCGCGTTGCGCTCGGCCGCCCACGCCGCGAAGAAATCGAGGCCCTGGCGCGGCAGATCGAGGAGTGCGAGGACGAGGAGAGTCGCCTGGCGCTTGAGGCAAAACTCAAATCCCTGACGGAAAAAAGCCGGCGCATTCCTTATATCGATCCGCTCGACGTGCGATATCGCCGTTTCGAAAACGAGCCGAAGCCGGTCGCGAAAGCAGTGATGTTCTGTCTGATGGACGTCTCCGGCTCCATGTCTGAACACATGAAGGATCTTGCGAAACGGTTCTATCTGCTGCTCTACCTTTTCCTGTCGAAGCGCTACAAAAAAGTGGAAATCGTCTTCATTCGCCATACCGACAGGGCCGAGGAGGTCGATGAGGAGACCTTCTTCTACGGCCCGGCGACGGGCGGCACGCTGGTGTCGAGCGCGCTTGCGGCAATGCGGGCGATCATTGCGGCGCGTTTTGATCCAGCCGAGTGGAATATTTATGGCGCCCAGGCCTCGGACGGCGACAATGCCCATTCGGACGGAAATCTGACGGGGCAGCTCCTGCGCGAGATTTTGCCGTTGTGCCAGTATTTCGCCTATATCGAGGTCGGCGAGGAAGGCGGCGATTCTTCGGTATCGCGATCGCCGCTGTGGATGCTCTATGATGGGATCCGTTCCGAACTTCCGCCGCTTTCGATGCGCAAGGTCTGCCGGCGGAGCGAAATATTCCCGGTTTTCCATGATCTCTTCCAGAAACGTGACGCACAGTCGAGGGTGACGCCATGA
- a CDS encoding VOC family protein translates to MPQVVSNLWFAEQAREAVEFYVSIIPDSRIGRTTILPAETPSGPPGSVELIEFTLGDQAFLAMKAGPLDSFNHSFSIAILLESQAEIDRIWDAFLANGGTPEACGWLRDRWGLSWQIVPRILSEMVADSDHERAKRVTEVMLGMVKIDVAALEKAFNG, encoded by the coding sequence ATGCCGCAGGTCGTTTCAAATCTCTGGTTCGCGGAGCAAGCGCGCGAAGCCGTTGAATTCTACGTGTCGATCATTCCGGATTCCAGGATCGGCCGCACCACTATATTGCCGGCGGAAACGCCGAGCGGGCCTCCCGGCAGCGTCGAACTGATCGAGTTCACGCTCGGCGACCAAGCCTTCCTGGCGATGAAGGCTGGTCCGCTCGACAGCTTCAACCATTCCTTCTCGATCGCCATCCTTTTGGAAAGCCAGGCGGAGATCGACCGGATATGGGATGCCTTCCTCGCCAATGGCGGCACGCCGGAGGCCTGCGGCTGGCTTCGGGATCGCTGGGGTCTTTCCTGGCAGATCGTGCCGCGTATACTTTCTGAAATGGTCGCCGACAGCGACCACGAGCGGGCAAAGCGCGTCACCGAGGTCATGCTCGGCATGGTCAAGATCGATGTGGCAGCGCTGGAGAAAGCGTTCAACGGCTGA
- a CDS encoding ATP-dependent helicase, producing MSNNFDDIPFFDEEPGEAARKPQPSVAAAGRPAAAGGIAARAMAARDGGKRPDYLAGLNPEQTEAVETLEGPVLVLAGAGTGKTRVLTTRIAHILNTGRAFPSQILAVTFTNKAAREMKERIALLVGGAVEGMPWLGTFHSIGVKLLRRHAELVGLSSDFTILDTDDVVRLIKQLIQAEGLDDKRWPAKQFAGMIDTWKNKGLGPADIPEGDARAFANGRGRDLYFAYQARLSTLNACDFGDLLMHPIAIFRKNPDLLKEYHGRFRYILVDEYQDTNTAQYMWLRLLAQRAKGEPQNVCCVGDDDQSIYGWRGAEVDNILRFEKDFPGARVIKLERNYRSTEHILGAAAHLIAHNEGRLGKTLFTDRADPDDVKVQVHASWDSEEEARAIGEEIEQLQRQKHLLNDMAILVRASFQMREFEDRFVTLGLNYRVIGGPRFYERLEIRDAMAYFRLVAQPADDLAFERIINTPKRGLGDTTVRALHDYARARDIPMLAAAADIIETDELKPKARKALFDVIQSFRRWQELLENTPHTELAEQILEESSYTDMWKNDKSAEAPGRLENLKELIRSMESFESMRGFLEHVSLVMDAETNENLDAVSIMTLHSAKGLEFDTVFLPGWEEGLFPHQRSLDESGRAGLEEERRLAYVGITRAKRRCHIWFVSNRRIHGLWQSTLPSRFLDELPETHVEVAEMEQSYGGYGRGGYGQSRFDKAEPFANSYSTPGWKRAQANKTDATRDNWGTRSGHAVERIGYGESGPKGRTIEGELVAKSTSSEPSRFTLGDRVFHLKFGNGNITGIEGNKLTIDFDRAGQKRVLDGFVERV from the coding sequence ATGAGCAATAATTTCGACGATATTCCCTTCTTCGACGAAGAGCCGGGCGAAGCAGCGCGCAAGCCGCAACCGTCTGTCGCAGCGGCCGGAAGGCCCGCCGCCGCCGGCGGCATCGCCGCCCGCGCCATGGCGGCGCGCGACGGCGGCAAGCGGCCGGATTATCTGGCAGGCCTCAATCCCGAGCAGACGGAAGCCGTCGAAACGCTTGAGGGTCCGGTGCTCGTGCTTGCCGGCGCCGGCACCGGCAAGACGCGTGTGCTGACGACCCGCATCGCCCATATCCTCAATACGGGCCGCGCCTTCCCTTCGCAGATCCTCGCCGTCACCTTCACCAACAAGGCCGCCCGCGAGATGAAGGAGCGCATCGCGCTGCTCGTCGGCGGCGCCGTCGAAGGCATGCCGTGGCTCGGCACCTTCCACTCGATCGGCGTCAAGCTGCTGCGCCGCCATGCCGAACTCGTCGGCCTGAGCTCCGATTTCACCATTCTCGATACCGACGACGTCGTCCGCCTGATCAAACAGTTGATCCAGGCCGAGGGCCTCGACGACAAGCGCTGGCCGGCCAAGCAATTCGCCGGCATGATCGACACCTGGAAGAACAAGGGCCTCGGCCCGGCCGATATTCCCGAGGGCGACGCTCGCGCCTTTGCCAACGGCCGCGGCCGCGATCTCTATTTCGCCTATCAGGCGCGCCTCTCGACGCTGAATGCCTGCGATTTCGGCGACCTGCTGATGCATCCGATCGCGATCTTCCGTAAGAACCCGGATCTCTTGAAGGAATATCACGGCAGATTCCGCTATATCCTCGTCGACGAATACCAGGACACCAACACCGCGCAATATATGTGGCTGAGGCTGCTGGCCCAGCGCGCCAAAGGAGAGCCGCAGAACGTCTGCTGCGTCGGCGACGACGACCAGTCGATCTATGGCTGGCGCGGCGCCGAGGTCGACAATATCCTGCGCTTCGAGAAGGATTTCCCCGGCGCCAGGGTCATCAAGCTTGAGCGCAACTACCGTTCGACCGAACATATCCTTGGTGCCGCCGCCCATCTGATCGCCCACAATGAAGGCCGCTTGGGCAAGACACTGTTCACCGACCGCGCCGACCCCGATGACGTCAAGGTGCAGGTCCACGCCTCCTGGGATTCGGAGGAGGAGGCCCGCGCCATCGGCGAGGAGATCGAGCAGCTCCAGCGCCAAAAGCATCTGTTGAACGACATGGCGATCCTGGTGCGCGCCTCCTTCCAGATGCGTGAATTCGAAGACCGCTTCGTCACCCTTGGCCTCAACTACCGCGTCATCGGTGGCCCGCGTTTCTACGAGCGCCTCGAAATCCGCGACGCCATGGCCTATTTCCGGCTCGTCGCACAGCCGGCCGACGACCTCGCCTTCGAGCGCATCATCAATACACCCAAGCGCGGCCTCGGCGACACGACGGTACGCGCGCTGCACGATTATGCGCGCGCTCGCGACATCCCCATGCTTGCGGCAGCGGCCGACATCATCGAAACGGACGAGCTGAAGCCGAAGGCGCGAAAGGCCCTTTTCGACGTGATTCAATCTTTCCGCCGATGGCAGGAACTGCTTGAAAATACACCGCATACCGAACTTGCCGAGCAGATCCTCGAAGAGTCCAGCTATACCGACATGTGGAAGAACGATAAGAGCGCGGAAGCGCCCGGCCGCCTCGAAAACTTGAAGGAACTGATCCGCTCGATGGAAAGCTTCGAGTCGATGCGCGGTTTCCTCGAGCACGTCTCGCTGGTCATGGACGCCGAGACCAATGAGAATCTCGACGCCGTCTCGATCATGACGCTGCACTCCGCCAAGGGCCTGGAATTCGACACCGTCTTTCTCCCTGGCTGGGAGGAAGGCCTGTTCCCGCACCAGCGCTCGCTCGATGAGAGCGGCCGCGCCGGCCTTGAGGAAGAGCGCCGCCTCGCCTATGTCGGCATCACCCGCGCCAAGCGCCGCTGCCACATCTGGTTCGTTTCCAACCGCCGCATTCACGGCCTCTGGCAATCGACCCTGCCTTCGCGCTTCCTCGACGAACTGCCGGAAACCCATGTCGAGGTCGCCGAGATGGAGCAGAGCTATGGCGGTTACGGCCGCGGCGGCTACGGTCAGTCCCGCTTCGACAAGGCCGAGCCCTTTGCCAATTCCTATTCCACCCCCGGCTGGAAACGTGCCCAGGCCAATAAGACCGACGCCACCCGCGACAATTGGGGCACCCGCTCCGGCCACGCGGTGGAACGCATCGGCTACGGCGAAAGCGGCCCGAAGGGACGAACGATCGAAGGCGAGCTGGTGGCGAAATCGACGTCGTCGGAGCCGTCGCGCTTCACCCTCGGCGACCGCGTGTTCCACCTGAAGTTCGGCAACGGCAATATCACCGGCATCGAAGGCAACAAGCTGACGATCGATTTCGATCGCGCGGGGCAGAAGCGGGTGCTGGACGGCTTCGTCGAGCGCGTGTGA
- a CDS encoding adenylate/guanylate cyclase domain-containing protein yields the protein MSETRRKLTTIFCADVQDYTRLMGADEEGTLAALKRCREAMAHLIASHGGRVVNTWGDGLIADFPSVVEAVRAAVDIQNELAGFNAGRPSDGRMLFRIGINLGDVIVDGDDIYGDGVNIAARLQTSAAPGGIVISSTVYDQVRNKVAVGFEFLGPLMVKNVEEGVPSYAVRIGDGSDEVPPAERTAAARPPPASVMAGSGPAPGGRRLFAVLGVIAAVLIVINLLLWQGVFWARFPVLALAVIAALAWNRGQSRFDRKIAALAIVALGIIGINLFTWEGRFWAVWPILGLAAAMGLRWAMRR from the coding sequence ATGAGTGAAACGCGGCGCAAGCTGACGACGATCTTCTGTGCTGATGTGCAGGATTATACGCGGCTGATGGGCGCCGACGAGGAGGGGACTCTCGCGGCGCTGAAGCGCTGCCGGGAGGCGATGGCGCATTTGATCGCAAGCCATGGGGGCCGTGTCGTCAACACCTGGGGCGACGGGCTGATCGCCGATTTCCCGAGCGTGGTCGAGGCGGTACGCGCGGCCGTCGATATCCAGAACGAACTTGCCGGCTTCAATGCCGGCCGCCCGTCCGACGGGCGCATGCTGTTCCGCATCGGCATCAATCTCGGCGACGTGATCGTCGACGGCGACGACATCTATGGCGACGGCGTCAATATCGCCGCGCGGTTGCAGACGTCGGCGGCACCGGGCGGCATCGTCATATCGAGCACCGTCTACGACCAGGTGCGCAACAAGGTGGCGGTCGGTTTCGAGTTTCTCGGGCCATTGATGGTGAAGAACGTTGAAGAGGGTGTGCCGAGCTATGCGGTGAGAATCGGCGACGGAAGCGACGAGGTGCCCCCTGCCGAACGTACCGCCGCCGCCCGCCCGCCGCCGGCCTCCGTCATGGCCGGGTCAGGACCGGCACCCGGCGGACGAAGGCTGTTTGCCGTGCTCGGCGTCATCGCCGCCGTGCTGATCGTCATCAATCTCCTGTTATGGCAGGGCGTTTTCTGGGCGCGTTTTCCCGTGCTTGCGCTCGCGGTCATCGCAGCACTTGCCTGGAATCGCGGCCAGAGCCGGTTCGATCGCAAGATCGCCGCGCTTGCGATCGTGGCGCTCGGCATTATCGGGATCAACCTCTTCACCTGGGAGGGCAGGTTCTGGGCGGTGTGGCCGATATTGGGGCTGGCGGCGGCGATGGGCCTGCGGTGGGCGATGCGCCGATAG
- a CDS encoding PrkA family serine protein kinase has product MLSESVFDAFTRSYEARRESDMSVSEYLNLCKTDPIAYANATERLLAAIGEPQMVDTARDARLGRIFMNRTIRVYPAFAGFHGMEETIERIVSFFRHAAQGLEERKQILYLLGPVGGGKSSLAERLKQLMEVHPIYVLKAGEEISPVFESPLNLFDPETMGSLLQEQYGIPPRRLSGLMSPWCLKRLDDFGGDISRFRVVRIQPSRLRQIAIAKTEPGDENNQDISSLVGKVDIRKLETYSQNDPDAYSYSGGLNRANQGILEFVEMFKAPIKMLHPLLTATQEGNYIGSENIGAIPFSGIVLAHSNEAEWQTFKANKNNEAFIDRICVIKVPYCLRVTEEQKIYEKLIEGSELADAPCAPATLEMLARFSVLSRLRKHENSTFFSKMRTYDGESLKESDPRARSVQEYRDAAGIDEGMDGISTRFAFKVLASTFNHDTTDIGADPVHLMYVLEQAIRREQFPDDVEKRYLEFIKADLAPRYAEFIGNEIQKAYLESYADYGQNLFDRYVDYADAWIEDVDFKDPDTGQLLDRELLNQELTKIEKPAGIANPKDFRNEIVKFSLRSRAANGGKNPSWTSYEKIREVIEKRMFSQVEDLLPVISFGSKKDSETEKKHSEFVSRMAARGYTERQVRRLVEWYMRVKQAS; this is encoded by the coding sequence ATGCTGAGTGAATCCGTATTCGATGCGTTTACCCGCAGTTATGAAGCACGCCGCGAAAGCGACATGTCGGTTTCGGAGTATCTCAATCTCTGCAAAACCGATCCGATTGCCTATGCCAACGCGACCGAGCGTCTGCTCGCTGCAATAGGCGAACCGCAAATGGTGGACACTGCCAGGGACGCGCGCCTCGGCAGGATCTTCATGAACAGGACCATCCGGGTTTATCCGGCCTTTGCCGGTTTTCACGGCATGGAAGAGACAATCGAACGCATCGTCTCCTTCTTTCGGCATGCGGCGCAGGGGCTCGAGGAGCGCAAGCAGATTCTTTATCTGCTCGGCCCGGTCGGCGGCGGCAAGTCGTCGCTGGCGGAGCGGCTGAAGCAGCTGATGGAGGTTCATCCAATCTACGTGCTGAAGGCGGGTGAGGAGATCAGCCCCGTGTTCGAAAGCCCGCTCAACCTCTTCGATCCGGAGACGATGGGCTCGCTTCTGCAGGAGCAGTACGGAATTCCGCCGCGGCGCCTGAGCGGATTGATGAGCCCGTGGTGCCTGAAGCGGCTCGACGATTTCGGCGGCGATATTTCCCGCTTCCGCGTCGTCAGGATACAACCTTCGCGATTGCGTCAGATCGCCATCGCCAAGACCGAGCCCGGTGACGAGAACAATCAGGATATTTCCTCGCTGGTCGGCAAGGTCGATATCCGCAAGTTGGAGACTTATTCCCAGAACGATCCCGACGCCTACAGCTATTCGGGCGGGCTTAACCGCGCCAATCAGGGCATCCTCGAATTCGTCGAGATGTTCAAGGCGCCGATCAAGATGCTGCATCCGCTGCTGACGGCAACGCAGGAGGGCAACTATATCGGCTCCGAAAATATCGGCGCGATACCCTTCTCGGGCATCGTCCTTGCTCATTCGAACGAGGCGGAGTGGCAGACCTTCAAGGCCAACAAGAACAATGAAGCCTTCATCGACCGTATCTGCGTGATCAAAGTGCCCTATTGCCTCAGGGTGACGGAAGAACAGAAGATCTACGAAAAGCTGATCGAGGGATCGGAACTGGCGGATGCACCATGCGCCCCGGCAACGCTCGAAATGCTAGCGCGTTTCTCCGTCCTTTCGCGTCTGCGCAAGCATGAAAATTCGACGTTCTTCTCGAAGATGCGCACCTATGACGGTGAAAGTCTGAAGGAAAGTGATCCGCGCGCCCGCAGCGTCCAGGAATACCGGGATGCCGCCGGCATCGACGAAGGCATGGACGGGATATCGACCCGCTTCGCTTTCAAGGTGCTCGCCTCCACCTTCAATCACGACACCACGGATATCGGCGCCGATCCCGTCCATCTGATGTATGTGCTGGAACAAGCGATCCGTCGCGAGCAATTTCCGGACGACGTTGAAAAGCGTTATCTCGAATTCATCAAGGCCGATCTTGCGCCGCGTTACGCAGAGTTCATTGGCAATGAGATTCAGAAGGCCTATCTTGAATCCTATGCGGACTACGGACAGAATCTGTTCGACCGCTATGTAGATTATGCCGACGCCTGGATCGAAGATGTGGACTTCAAGGATCCCGATACTGGTCAGCTTCTCGACCGTGAGCTCCTCAATCAGGAGCTGACGAAGATCGAAAAGCCGGCGGGAATCGCCAATCCGAAGGATTTCCGCAACGAAATCGTCAAGTTCTCGCTGAGATCGCGGGCAGCCAACGGCGGAAAAAATCCGTCATGGACGAGCTACGAGAAGATCCGGGAAGTCATCGAGAAGCGTATGTTCTCGCAGGTCGAAGATCTTTTGCCGGTCATTTCCTTCGGATCGAAGAAGGATTCGGAAACAGAAAAGAAGCATAGCGAATTCGTCTCGCGCATGGCCGCGCGAGGTTACACGGAACGGCAGGTTCGGCGCCTTGTCGAATGGTACATGCGCGTCAAACAGGCAAGTTAA
- a CDS encoding SpoVR family protein, with product MTMTVRPRERLLFEGADWDFATLQRIHDACEEIALGELGLDVYPNQIEVITSEQMLDAYSSTGMPLFYRHWSFGKHFAHHETFYRRGMRDLAYEIVINSSPCISYLMEENTATMQTLVTAHAAFGHNHFFKNNYLFKLWTDAEGILDYLDFAKGYITRCEERYGETAVERTLDAAHALMSHGVHRYAGKTTIDLRQEEKRLQERRAHEEQMFNDLWRTVPVGKAKKPGDIGLEKRRAALGLPQDNILYFLEKSAPRLQPWQREILRIVRHVAQYFHPQRQTKVMNEGTATFVHYKIMSRLHERGQISDGNFLEFLKSHANVVFQPSYDDRRFSGFNPYALGFAMMQDIERIVTKPTEEDRTWFPDIAGRGDAMGVLRDVWANYRDESFISQFLSPNLIRQLRLFHLYDDPEQTEGVLVSAIHNERGYLRIRRQLSREYDIGWTDPAIDIVDVDLAGDRRLLLQHIVMNGCYLQESDTKLVLQHLADLWGYDVLLQEIDSSSTVAKEHTASPRKIAQ from the coding sequence ATGACCATGACGGTGAGGCCGAGAGAGCGGCTTTTGTTCGAGGGGGCCGACTGGGACTTTGCGACCCTGCAACGCATTCACGATGCGTGCGAGGAGATTGCGCTCGGCGAACTAGGCCTAGATGTCTATCCGAACCAGATCGAAGTCATCACCTCGGAACAGATGCTTGATGCCTATTCCTCAACCGGCATGCCGCTCTTTTACCGCCATTGGTCCTTCGGAAAGCACTTCGCGCATCACGAAACCTTCTACCGCCGCGGCATGCGCGACCTTGCCTACGAAATCGTCATCAACAGCTCTCCCTGCATCTCCTACCTGATGGAGGAGAATACGGCGACGATGCAGACGCTCGTCACCGCTCATGCCGCCTTCGGCCACAATCACTTCTTCAAGAACAACTATCTGTTCAAGCTGTGGACCGATGCGGAGGGAATTCTCGATTACCTCGATTTCGCCAAGGGTTATATCACCCGCTGCGAAGAGCGTTATGGCGAGACGGCCGTCGAACGAACACTCGATGCGGCGCATGCGTTGATGTCGCATGGGGTGCATCGATATGCCGGCAAGACCACCATCGACCTTCGCCAGGAGGAGAAGCGGCTGCAGGAGCGTCGCGCCCACGAGGAGCAGATGTTCAACGACCTGTGGCGCACGGTCCCCGTCGGCAAGGCGAAAAAGCCGGGTGACATCGGCTTGGAAAAGCGGCGTGCCGCGCTCGGTCTCCCGCAGGATAACATACTCTATTTTCTCGAGAAGTCCGCGCCGCGGCTGCAGCCGTGGCAGCGTGAGATCCTTCGCATCGTGCGCCATGTCGCGCAATATTTCCATCCTCAGCGGCAGACCAAGGTGATGAACGAGGGCACCGCCACCTTCGTCCATTACAAGATCATGAGCCGGCTGCACGAGCGGGGGCAGATCAGCGACGGGAATTTCCTCGAATTCCTGAAATCGCACGCCAACGTCGTCTTTCAGCCAAGCTACGACGATCGGCGCTTCTCGGGTTTCAATCCCTATGCGCTTGGTTTCGCGATGATGCAGGATATCGAGAGGATCGTCACGAAGCCGACGGAAGAGGACCGCACATGGTTTCCCGATATCGCGGGACGCGGCGACGCGATGGGTGTGCTGCGCGACGTCTGGGCAAATTACCGGGACGAAAGCTTCATCAGCCAGTTCCTCAGCCCGAACCTGATCCGGCAATTGCGGCTGTTCCATCTCTACGACGACCCCGAGCAGACAGAGGGTGTGCTGGTCTCTGCGATCCACAACGAGCGAGGTTATCTGCGCATTCGTCGCCAGCTCTCCCGCGAATATGACATCGGCTGGACCGATCCGGCGATCGATATCGTCGATGTCGATCTCGCCGGCGACCGCCGCCTTTTGCTGCAGCATATCGTCATGAACGGCTGCTATCTGCAGGAAAGCGACACGAAACTCGTCCTGCAACATCTCGCCGACCTTTGGGGCTATGACGTCCTGCTTCAGGAAATCGACAGTTCCAGCACCGTGGCGAAGGAACATACGGCGAGCCCGCGCAAGATCGCTCAGTGA
- a CDS encoding efflux RND transporter periplasmic adaptor subunit, which yields MAFWKQFVLSLIVIIAGFAAWVSFAPGAGQTMRDAGIPDGIVSRITPKGEEMADAGAPAAQGQRRGQGEGQGQNRRIGGGRNSAILVVTEAVVQGVVNDRLNAIGTGDAIRSVAVTPQAMGTIREILIKSGDRVKAGQVLAKLDSEEQVIARGQADVAVRAAVEKSNLYHNIKSSVSRMDVFDSEIAEQGARLQLQAAELNLARRNIIAPIDGIVGIVPVNIGDNVTTSTPIVTLDDRSEILVDFWVPERFANTVKVGQPVEAMSVARPGQVFSGAIEAVDNRIDAASRTLRLRARIDNSSDELRAGMSFNVSMKFPGDKYPAVDPQSLQWDSQGSFVWQVTDDKSHKVRVSVVQRNPDFILVNGDLKDGDKIVTQGLQRVREGGAVRVSADVASSEEVAAQ from the coding sequence ATGGCCTTTTGGAAGCAGTTTGTACTTTCGCTCATCGTCATCATTGCCGGCTTTGCTGCGTGGGTTTCCTTTGCGCCCGGCGCCGGCCAAACGATGCGAGATGCAGGCATTCCGGACGGCATCGTTTCCAGGATCACCCCGAAGGGCGAAGAGATGGCCGATGCCGGCGCTCCGGCGGCGCAAGGCCAACGGCGCGGTCAGGGGGAGGGTCAAGGACAGAACCGCCGCATTGGCGGTGGGCGCAACAGCGCTATTCTTGTCGTGACGGAAGCCGTCGTCCAGGGCGTCGTCAACGACCGGCTGAACGCCATCGGCACGGGAGACGCGATCCGCTCGGTCGCGGTGACACCGCAGGCCATGGGAACGATCCGGGAAATCCTCATCAAGTCGGGCGACAGGGTGAAGGCCGGGCAGGTGCTCGCCAAGCTCGACAGCGAAGAGCAGGTGATCGCCCGCGGCCAGGCAGACGTGGCGGTGAGGGCCGCAGTCGAGAAGTCCAATCTCTATCACAACATCAAGTCCAGCGTGTCGCGGATGGACGTCTTCGATTCCGAGATCGCCGAGCAGGGCGCACGGCTGCAATTGCAGGCCGCCGAGCTCAATCTCGCCCGGCGCAACATCATTGCCCCGATCGACGGCATCGTCGGCATCGTGCCGGTCAATATCGGCGACAATGTCACGACGTCAACGCCGATCGTTACGCTGGACGACCGTTCGGAAATCCTCGTCGACTTCTGGGTGCCGGAGCGCTTTGCCAATACGGTTAAGGTCGGCCAGCCGGTCGAGGCCATGTCGGTCGCACGGCCGGGGCAGGTGTTTTCGGGCGCGATCGAGGCCGTAGACAACCGCATTGATGCGGCAAGCCGCACGCTGCGCCTGCGCGCCCGGATCGACAATTCGTCGGATGAACTGCGTGCGGGCATGTCCTTCAATGTCAGCATGAAATTTCCCGGCGACAAATATCCGGCGGTCGATCCGCAGTCCCTGCAGTGGGATTCGCAAGGATCGTTCGTCTGGCAGGTGACCGACGACAAGTCGCACAAGGTGCGGGTAAGCGTCGTGCAGCGCAATCCCGACTTCATTCTGGTCAACGGCGACCTCAAGGACGGCGACAAGATCGTGACGCAGGGCCTGCAGCGCGTGCGTGAGGGCGGGGCGGTGCGCGTCTCCGCCGATGTGGCCTCCAGCGAGGAGGTCGCGGCCCAATGA
- the pncA gene encoding bifunctional nicotinamidase/pyrazinamidase yields the protein MKALLLVDIQNGFCPGGNLPVPDGDEVVPVANRLIDSGRYDLIVASQDWHPPGHGSFASAHPGAAPFEMGELSGKPQMMWPDHCIQGTLDAELHPQLKSEEIDLIQQKGEDPRIDSYSAFRDNDQDATTGLSNFLQDQGVTDLDVCGLATDYCVKFSALDALEMMPGVRVRFIEDASRGITPEGVAAAIDEMRAHGIAVIKSTDALRE from the coding sequence ATGAAAGCGCTGCTGCTCGTCGATATTCAGAACGGCTTCTGTCCGGGCGGCAATCTGCCCGTGCCGGACGGCGACGAGGTGGTTCCCGTCGCAAACCGACTAATCGACAGCGGCAGATATGATCTCATCGTCGCCTCCCAAGACTGGCACCCGCCCGGCCATGGCAGCTTCGCCTCGGCCCATCCGGGTGCCGCCCCTTTCGAAATGGGCGAACTGTCCGGCAAGCCGCAAATGATGTGGCCGGACCATTGCATCCAGGGCACGCTCGACGCGGAACTGCATCCTCAGCTGAAATCCGAAGAGATCGACCTCATTCAGCAGAAGGGCGAGGATCCTAGGATCGACAGCTATTCGGCATTCCGCGACAATGACCAGGATGCCACGACCGGTCTTTCCAATTTCCTCCAGGATCAGGGTGTCACCGATCTCGACGTCTGCGGGCTGGCGACCGATTATTGTGTCAAGTTCTCGGCGCTCGACGCGCTCGAGATGATGCCGGGTGTGCGCGTGCGCTTCATCGAGGACGCAAGCCGCGGCATCACCCCCGAAGGTGTTGCCGCCGCCATCGACGAGATGCGGGCACATGGCATCGCAGTGATCAAAAGCACGGATGCCTTGCGCGAATGA